The nucleotide sequence GTACAACGTGCTGGCCAACGGCCGGATCCGCCTGCGCGCCTTCCGCAACAACGCCTACGGCGACATCGACGGCCAGTTTGTGCGCACCGGCGCCTCGCTGATCTTCCAGCGCGACTACCGCGACCTGGCCGACCTGTTCAAGGGTATCGACGATACGGTGAAGGAAGAGGTGAAGCAGAACCGCCGCCGCCAGCGCCAGGAGAAAAAAGAAGCGCAGGACTCCACCCAGGCCGTTACATCGGAACCGCGCCGCGACTCTACCCGCAGCACCCAACGCCCCACCACCTCCGGCCGCTAGGTCGCTTTTAAGAGGTTGTTGGTTGTTTTTCGGCGCGAGCCACTGGCGGCGCTACACTACAGCTGCTTCACCCGCAGCCCCTGAAAGACCAACCACCAATCCCGAACCACGCAAAACGCCCACCACTTGATTTCACGCATGAAGCCTTCCCTCTTTCGTCGCACCAATACTCCCTCGGCTTCTTCGGCTGCCTCCGCCGGAGCTGGCAGGCTGTGGCGGCCCTGGGCAGCGCTGACGGCCCTACTGCTGGCGGCAGGCTGTTCGGGTACCAAGTTCATTCCGGAAGGCAGCTACCTCTACACCGGCAGCAGCGTGAAGGTGCAGTCAGCGGCGCTCATCCCCAACGAAGCCGCCCTCACCACCGAGCTGACGTCCGTTATTGCGCCCAAGCCCAACGCCGCCATTCCACTGCTCGGCGCCCGCCCCAAGCTGTATTTCTGGCACATGGGCGAAGGCAAAACCAAGGGCCTGGGCAAGTGGCTGGCCGATAAATACGGCGAAAAGCCGGTGCTGCTGAGCGAGGTGGACACCCAGAAGGTGAAAAGCCTGATGGCCAACCGCCTCAACAACAATGGCTACTTCAAGCCTGTGGTGCACAGCAAAGTGCAGAAGAAGGACCGCACGGCCACCGTCGACTACCTGGCGCAGGTGGGCAAGCCCTATCTTATCAAGCAGATTCAGTACCCGGAGCGCGACACCCTGCTCGACCGCGCCATCCGTGCCACCCAGGCCGGCTCGCTGCTGAAAGTCGGCGACCCGTATAACCTGCAAACCCTCATCAACGAGCGGATCCGGATCGACGGCGAGCTGAAAAACCAGGGCTACTACTACTTCACTCCCGACTACCTGCTGTTTCAGGTCGACAGCACCCTCGACAACCAGGCCAATATCTATGTGAAGGTGAAGGGCACGATTCCGAAGCGCGCGGCCCAGCCCTACGTGATCAACCGTGTGAGCCTGAACACCGACTACTCGCTCTCCGATACTGCCTCCCAGGGCCGCCCGCCCTTCATGTACCAGGGCTACCGCTATTACCCTGATGAAAAGGTGTTTAAGGCCAAGGCCATCACCAACGCCACCTTCCTCTACCCCGACAGCCTCTACCGTCGCCGCCGCGCCGACCAGACTCTTAGCCGCCTCATGAGCCTGGGCACGTTCAAGTTCGTGGACATCCGTTTCCGCCCCGCTCGCAACCAGCCCGACTCGGCCGAATACGGCCACCTCAACGCCTTCGTGCGCATGACGCAGGTGCCCAAGAAAAGCCTGCGCGGCGAAGTAGGCCTGGTCAGCAAGTCCAACGGCTTCGTTGGCCCCGGCTTTAAGGTGCAGTTCCGCAACCGCTCGGCCCTGCGCGGCGCCGAGCAACTGCTGATCAACGTCACAGGCGCCTTCGAAAACCAGACCCGCACCGGTACTAACGCCATCGGCCTCACCTCCTACGAGCTGGGGGTCGATGCGCAGCTTATCGTGCCGCGGCTCATCACCCCGCCCTTCGATATCCGCCTGCGCAACTCCGACTTCCAGCCCCGCACCTCCTTCGGCGCCGGCTACAAGTACGTGCAGCGCCTGGAGGCATTCAAACAGGACGCCTTCAGCCTCAACTACGGCTACACTTGGAAAACTAACATCACCAACGAGCACGACCTGCGCCCCATCGACCTGCAGTATCTGCGCTTAGGGGGCGTTTCTGATACCTTCCAGGCGCTGCTCAATAAGAATGCCTTTCTAGCCAACAGCTTCCGCCAGCAGTTCATCCTGGGCAGCAGCTACCGCTACACCTACAACCAGCAGGCCCTGGAGCAGCGCCGCAACCAGATCTATTTCAGCGGGGGCATCGAGGTTTCCGGCAATGCCGCTTACCTGCTCAGCAACTTCACCGGCCAGACCAAGGAAACCAACCCCGACGGCACTAAAGCCTACACGCTCATCGGCCAGCAGTTTTCACAGTACTCCAAGGTCGATCTGGAAGTGCGTAACTACTTCCGCATTTCCTCCAACCCCACCAGCGGCAACAAAATTGCCACCCGCGTGCTCATTGGCGCCGGCCTGCCTTACCTGAACTCCCGCGTGCTGCCCTACCTCAAGCAGTACGGTATCGGCGGCCCCAACAGCGTCCGAGCCTACGCAGCCCGCGGCATCGGCCCCGGCACCTACCGCGCCAATACCGACCGTTCCACCAGCTTCTACGACCAAGTCGGCGACCTGCGCTTCGAAGCCAACGCCGAGTACCGCCAAGACCTGTTTCCCTATGTGAAAGGAGCTCTGTTTGTAGATGCCGGCAATATCTGGCTGCTTAATGAAGATGTAGACCGTCCCGGGGGCCAATTCGAACCCAGCAAGTTCCTCAACCAGCTGGCCATCGGCGCTGGTGCAGGCATCCGCATCGACGTGCAGTTCTTCGTCATTCGCTTCGATGCCGCGGTCCCCGTGCGCGCCCCCTACGGCACCCCCGACGACAAGGCCCCACGCTTGAACATTGCCATCGGCTACCCTTTCTAGCCTCACAGTCTGTCAACAAAAAAGGCCGTGTGTACGCACGGCCTTTTTTGTTGGTGGCAAACCACCAGACCACCTACCCAGGCAGAACACCGCAACGGGGCCCCACCTCATTTGCTGCTGGCCTCTTCAAGTAGCTACCACAAGAAGCTTCACCCACGAGGATATATTGTAAGGCCCCATTGCATATCAGTTGCAGTTCGCCTCTCTCCTGCTTCCTAAGGCACAGTCGAATTAGCCTACAGAGTGTAGAGACGCAATATTTTGCGTCTCGTCGTTGCTGACGTTGTTCGGCCTAGTTGTTTAACAGAGAGACACAAAACATTGCGTCTATACACACCTTAGGGCAACCCAAAAATTTAAAGCGGGGCTAGGTCAAGGGTGACATGAAGACGGAGAAATACAAGACCTTAGAATCCGTTCTAGACCAAATCAAGGGATAACAGCGCATGCTAACATCCATGCTGAATGCAGCCTTTTGCGAGGCATTTGCTTGCTGTCTGGTTCTCCTTTGTCACGGGAACAGCTTCTTGCTCCCCTATGCATCTCAACATCTGACCAAGACATGGATGGCGCCACAGCGCGCGTTCCCAGCCAGGCCTATAAACGCCGCTGCCCCCGCGCCAGGCCCCGGGAAAGGGGCGGCACGGGGGCAGCGGACAAATGCAGTAAGGTTGGCGGCGACCGACTCTCCCACCGATGAAGGCAGTACCATAGGCGCTCCGGGGCTTAACGACTCTGTTCGGAATGGGAAGAGGTGAACACCCGGGCTAAAGCCACCATTACTGGTGCGGCAGCTCTGTGTTCAATGGCGAGCTGCCAACAAAACCGTTGACGTAAGGACAAAAGAGAAAAACAGCGAAGGTTCGAGCATTGTCAAGCAAAGCGTTCGAGTCCTTAGTACGGCTCGGCTGTGGCATTTCGGCCTCTACACCTACCGCCTATCTACGTCGTGGTCTACGACGACTCTTCCTATATAGGATATCTCATCTTCAGGTGAGTTTCGCACTTAGATGCTTTCAGCGCTTATCTCATCCCAGCGTCGCTACCCGGCGCTGCAACTGGCGTCACAACCGGTGCACGAGCGGCTGGTCCAACTCGGTCCTCTCGTACTAAAGTCAGGTCCTGTCAAATATCCAACGCCCACCACAGATAGGGACCGAACTGTCTCACGACGTTCTGAACCCAGCTCGCGTGCCACTTTAATCGGCGAACAGCCGAACCCTTGGGACCTTCTCCAGCCCCAGGACGTGACGAGCCGACATCGAGGTGCCAAACCTCCCCGTCGATATGAGCTCTTGGGGGAGATCAGCCTGTTATCCCCGGCGTACCTTTTATCCTTTGAGCGATGGCCCTTCCATGCGGAACCACCGGATCACTATATCCGTCTTTCGACCCTGCTCGGCTTGTAGGCCTCACAGTCAAGCCCGCTTCTGCTATTGCGCTCTACATCCGGTTACCAAGCGGATTGAGCGGACCTTTGAAAGCCTCCGATACTCTTTTGGAGGCGACCACCCCAGTCAAACTACCCAGCAGACACTGTCTCCGTTGCCAGATTAGGCACCAAGCAACACAAGGGTGGTATTTCAACGGCGACTCCCCAAAACCTAGCGGCCCTGGCTCAACGTCTCCCACCTATGCTACACATGTGTTACCCAGCGTCAATGTCAACCTATAGTAAAGGTGCACGGGGTCTTTCCGTCCCGTGGCGGGTACTCGGCATCTTCACCGAGACTACAATTTCACCGAGCTCACGGCTGAGACAGCGCCCAGATCGTTACACCATTCGTGCAGGTCGGAACTTACCCGACAAGGAATTTCGCTACCTTAGGACCGTTATAGTTACGGCCGCCGTTTACCGGGGCTTCGATTCAAACCTTCGCAGCTTGCGCCACTAAGTTCCCCTCTTAACCTTCCGGCACCGGGCAGGTGTCAGACCTTATACTTCCGCTTGCGCGTTCGCAAAGTCATGTGTTTTTGTTAAACAGTCGCCTGG is from Hymenobacter yonginensis and encodes:
- the tamL gene encoding translocation and assembly module lipoprotein TamL, whose product is MKPSLFRRTNTPSASSAASAGAGRLWRPWAALTALLLAAGCSGTKFIPEGSYLYTGSSVKVQSAALIPNEAALTTELTSVIAPKPNAAIPLLGARPKLYFWHMGEGKTKGLGKWLADKYGEKPVLLSEVDTQKVKSLMANRLNNNGYFKPVVHSKVQKKDRTATVDYLAQVGKPYLIKQIQYPERDTLLDRAIRATQAGSLLKVGDPYNLQTLINERIRIDGELKNQGYYYFTPDYLLFQVDSTLDNQANIYVKVKGTIPKRAAQPYVINRVSLNTDYSLSDTASQGRPPFMYQGYRYYPDEKVFKAKAITNATFLYPDSLYRRRRADQTLSRLMSLGTFKFVDIRFRPARNQPDSAEYGHLNAFVRMTQVPKKSLRGEVGLVSKSNGFVGPGFKVQFRNRSALRGAEQLLINVTGAFENQTRTGTNAIGLTSYELGVDAQLIVPRLITPPFDIRLRNSDFQPRTSFGAGYKYVQRLEAFKQDAFSLNYGYTWKTNITNEHDLRPIDLQYLRLGGVSDTFQALLNKNAFLANSFRQQFILGSSYRYTYNQQALEQRRNQIYFSGGIEVSGNAAYLLSNFTGQTKETNPDGTKAYTLIGQQFSQYSKVDLEVRNYFRISSNPTSGNKIATRVLIGAGLPYLNSRVLPYLKQYGIGGPNSVRAYAARGIGPGTYRANTDRSTSFYDQVGDLRFEANAEYRQDLFPYVKGALFVDAGNIWLLNEDVDRPGGQFEPSKFLNQLAIGAGAGIRIDVQFFVIRFDAAVPVRAPYGTPDDKAPRLNIAIGYPF